The following proteins come from a genomic window of Falco peregrinus isolate bFalPer1 chromosome 16, bFalPer1.pri, whole genome shotgun sequence:
- the MAPKAPK2 gene encoding MAP kinase-activated protein kinase 2 isoform X2: MGLGEEEELTPAPKLCEEMLQDCPKARREVELHWRASQCAHIVRIMDVYENLYQGRKCLLIVMECLDGGELFSRIQDRGDQAFTEREASEIMKSIGEAIQYLHSINIAHRDVKPENLLYTSKRPNAVLKLTDFGFAKETTTHNSLATPCYTPYYVAPEVLGPEKYDKSCDMWSLGVIMYILLCGYPPFYSNHGLAISPGMKKRIRMGQYEFPNPEWSEVSEEVKQLIRNLLKTDPTQRMTITEFMNHPWIMQSMQVPQTPLHTSRVLKEEKDLWEDVKEEMTSALATMRVDYEQIKIKKIEDSSNPLLMKRRKKANPTEPAALPH; the protein is encoded by the exons ATGGGgcttggggaggaggaggagctgacCCCAGCCCCGAAGCTTTGCGAAGAG ATGCTGCAGGACTGCCCGAAGGCCCGCAGGGAAGTGGAGCTGCACTGGAGAGCGTCGCAGTGCGCGCACATCGTCCGCATCATGGACGTCTACGAGAACCTCTACCAAGGGAGGAAGTGTCTGCTCATCGTCATGGAGTG CCTGGACGGCGGGGAGCTCTTCAGCCGAATTCAAGACAGGGGAGACCAGGCCTTCACGGAACGGG AGGCTTCAGAGATAATGAAGAGCATTGGGGAAGCCATTCAGTACCTGCACTCGATCAACATTGCGCACCGGGATGTGAAG CCGGAAAACCTCTTGTACACCTCCAAAAGGCCCAATGCTGTGCTAAAACTCACGGACTTTGGCTTTGCTAAAGAAACCACCACGCACAACTCTTTGGCCACTCCGTGTTACACGCCATACTATGTGG CCCCGGAGGTGCTGGGCCCGGAGAAGTACGACAAGTCCTGTGACATGTGGTCCCTCGGTGTCATCATGTACATTCT GCTGTGTGGGTACCCCCCTTTCTACTCCAACCACGGCCTGGCCATCTCACCTGGCATGAAGAAGCGAATCCGAATGGGCCAGTACGAGTTTCCCAATCCAGAATGGTCCGAAGTATCGGAGGAAG TTAAGCAGCTGATACGCAACCTGCTGAAGACTGACCCGACCCAGCGTATGACGATAACGGAGTTCATGAACCACCCCTGGATCATG CAATCCATGCAGGTGCCGCAGACCCCGCTGCACACCAGCCGCGTGCTGAAAGAGGAGAAGGATCTGTGGGAGGACGTGAAG GAGGAGATGACGAGCGCGCTGGCCACCATGCGAGTGGACTATGAACAAATCAAGATCAAGAAAATCGAAGATTCCTCGAACCCTTTGCTGATGAAGAGGCGGAAGAAAGCAAACCCCACCGAGCCTGCCGCGCTCCCCCACTGA
- the IL10 gene encoding interleukin-10 — MQTCPALLLLLLAASALPVRCSPTEPSCLHFSELLPAKLKELRMKFEEIKDYFQSKDDELSIQLLSSELLDEFKGTFGCQSVSEMMRFYMEEVLPSAMRTSTHHQQSMGDLGNLLLSLKATMRRCHRFFTCEKRSKTIKHIKETFSKMNENGIYKAMGEFDIFINYIEEYLLMKRRK; from the exons ATGCAAacctgcccagccctgctcttgctgctcctggctgccagcGCCCTGCCTGTCAGGTGCTCGCCCACCGAGCCCAGCTGCCTCCACTTCTCGGAGCTCCTGCCTGCAAAGCTCAAAGAGCTGAGGATGAAGTTTGAGGAAATTAAGGATTATTTT CAATCGAAAGATGATGAACTCAGCAtccagctgctcagctctgaACTGCTAGATGAATTTAAG GGGACCTTTGGCTGCCAGTCAGTGTCGGAGATGATGCGGTTCTACATGGAGGAGGTGCTGCCCAGCGCCATGAGGACCAGCACGCACCACCAGCAGAGCATGGGCGacctgggcaacctgctgctcagcctgaaGGCGACAATGAGGCGCTGT CACAGATTCTTCACGTGCGAGAAGAGGAGCAAAACCATAAAGCACATTAAGGAGACATTCAGTAAG ATGAACGAGAACGGAATCTACAAAGCCATGGGAGAGTTTGACATCTTCATCAACTACATCGAAGAGTACCTGCTGATGAAGAGAAGGAAGTGA